GGGCGCGCGGAACCACGCGGCCCACGTGGCGGGCGCGCAGGCCGCCCCCGGCCCCCGGCGGCGTGAAGAAGCCGCACCGCTTCCGCCCGGGCACCGTGGCGCTCCGGGAGATCCGCAAGTACCAGAAGAGCACGGAGCTGCTCATCCGCAAGCTGCCCTTCCAGCGCCTCGTCCGGGAGATCGCGCAGGACTTCAAGACCGACCTCCGCTTCCAGAGCTCCGCCGTCTCCGCGCTGCAGGAGGCCGCCGAGGCCTACCTCGTCGGGCTCTTCGAGGACACCAACCTCTGCGCCATCCACGCCAAGCGCGTCACCATCATGCCCAAGGACATCCAGCTCGCCCGCCGCATCCGTGGCGAGAGGGCCTAGTATGCTTCCTAGAATCCTAGTGTCTGATCTGTTCTCGAGGTGTAGAGATGTGTTAGTTTCTTATCAGCCCGTGTCTGTGGTAGTAAGGTTCCTTCATGGTTGCGTTATGGTGTGGTGTATGTGATGGTACCATCTTGTTATCATCATCAATGAGAAGTTAGCAATCTGATTTCAACATGCCTGCTTGTTCGTCTGGTTTATCGATGGATTTAGCCCTCAACGTTTTGGCAGCATTTGCTGCTAAAGGTGCCACTGAATTTGATGAACATGACGCTCATATGCCCCAGTTCAGTTCAATCTGAAACTGCTCACCTTGTATAATTCGAGTCCTGTTTCCTAATGTCCTTGCTCTGTCAATTCCTTTTTTTCCCTTCTAATCTTTACTCTCAATTGTTGTGTGGAAAGGAACATAGTGGATTGGATAACTGCCTCTTTAGCTATTTGTTGCCGGAGGTTGTCCCATAAACAAGTGTAGGGATCTGTACTCTTTTTGGTGTGTATCCATGGAAGCTCTTTGTCGAAAAAATCCATGGAAGCTATGAAATTCTGGCGGTTCTAAGTGTAACCGCTTTTGCAATATCATGTGATGTTTTATTTACTCCTGTGTTTGTGGGTTTTGGACTCCAAATGGAATGGTAAATATCTGCACTCTGTTGAAGAATTAGTAAACTTTGTGACTCGACACTGTAGTTTAAATATAATTTTGAATCTGAGATAGCTGTAATCAGTGTAATTGTGTCTTGTAATAGGCATTTGGTAGTAGTAGCACATAAAAAAAATCAACTATAGCATCTTATATAGACTGAATTATTTCCAGTATTTGTTACTCTTCTGCACCAAATTGTGTCCAGTCTTCAGCTTGGGTTGTTTGTTGTCTCAGGTTAGCTGCATCACTTAGCAATGTTTTCTTATCAGCTTCCTTGTTCATCCACCAGGCCATTAGTATGATAAATTCTCTAGTATCCATCACAGCATCACTCAAGCGTGAAGAAGTCTTAATTCtctagtaatattttgataatgGTAGAATGCAGTGAGGACTTGATGGCAAATGAAGACGTTTGCATCATGGAGTTTGTTGACAAGAGCTCCATACCGACTACTATCAGGTTTGAGGAGACTCGTCATCATATTCCCAGTTATATATAATCACTATTATAACAGTGACAGTTTCCTCCCTCAAATTGCTTGGGTTTAGGCGAACAAAGTTTGCAGGGAACTCTAGTGCATAACCATTTCTTCCACTATGTCTTACTGCAATGTATTCAGTTTATCTACAAAGTTTATATATCTCAGCTCATACAACTGAACCAAATATAAACATATCAGCATTAGATGCCCAATATTGAAAAAACTAAATGATCTATCAGATGCTGAACATTTTCTACCTATTAAGATGACACCAAGCTAATTGCTATTTACTCTGGTTTAAACTTTCAGGTATGGTTTAGTCAACGCGCAATTACATTTTGTATTTCGACAATTCTCCAAGTTGTGCATGCCGTGATCCTGTCGGTTGCAGCAGAGTATTTCAGATCAGAATTACACTATTTATCTTCTCTTTTAGATGGAAAACAGGCGAAGTATGCTAATATTTCTAACTTTGACATTCTCGAGTGCAGCCTCTTTCCGGAGCCCTCTGCTCAGCAAGGGTGAGTTGCTGGCTAATTTTTTGTCAAAATACGTGAGACAGATGCCATTCAGAGATTAAGCAACACATGACGGCTTCACTACCCCCCTTATGAAGAAACTGGTCGGCATTTGATAAGTGACCTGTCGAGTTTACGAGGCTTTGCTTCTTGTAGTTGGCTTGCCATGATACTCAACAGAACACACTTTTTAAGGACACGTGTAGCTGTAAATTCCTCATTGATGGGAGTAATCTTACTGCACAAAAATAGATACAGTAGATGATTTAAACCCTTCGTTCATCTATTTACATCTTTAGGTATTACCAGAAAATATAGTAGTATTGTCTGCAGTCCTCCGTTTATATTTTAAGTGTTAGGCTCTTCGAGGACAACAACCTCTGCGCCATCCACGCCAAGCGTGTCACCATCATGCCCAAGGACATCCAGCTCGCCCGCCGCATCCGTGGCGATAGGGCCTAAGACTGCTTCGTAGCGTCTGATCTGGAAGTGTAGAAATGTTAGATTCGTCTTAGCGTGTGTTGCGTGGTGGAGTGATCTTTTATCGTGGTAGGAAGATTCCTCGTTCGTGCTATCATGGCTGTGTTGTGTTCTAGTGTATGCCTGATGTTACCCTCTTGTTATCTGATCTTAATTTTTTGCTTCGTGATGCCTTTCTTTGTTTGTAAACTTGAAATATCTACCAACAGTTTGAGTGTTATCCATATCCTTGATCGAATTTTCTGTGAACTTATATGCCTAAAGCCCCACGAAATGTCCCTTTGCTCCTTCAGTGTTCAGTTTGTTCCACCTCATGATTAGTAGGCTTAACCCCCTGATGTTTGCTAGGTACTGCAACAATGAAAGTTTATGAAATCTGTCTGCTTGTTTTCTACACTGTACGTCTGGTTCCTGACATAGAGCCCCACACTATGTCTTGTTATTCTTTTTTTTTTGTTGAAATTATCTACACTGTCTTAATTTTCTACATTGTCTTGTTATTCTGAACCATTGCATTTGTTGAAATTATCAAAAGTTCAGTATTCATTTCTTTCTGTTGATATTACTTGGTTGTTGCATTTCTACTGAGATCATCTTTCGGCTTGCAGAGTTTGTGCTAGGAGTAGTAATTTAGCAAAGCTATGAGTCGCCTGGCAACTTGTCAAAGCAAGGCCTGCTAGTTTTGTATGCTTATGTCATTCAATCTTTGGAAGACACCATTTTTCCTCTCCTGAACAAGTAAAAATAAGACTATGGCTCTATTTTTCTGACTATAAACTGTAGTATAATTGGCATATTCAATTGTGAAACTTGTCTTTGATAATCCTCATTCTCATCAGAAGAAAGTCTCTATTTTTTAGATACATCTGAACAATCGCTTGATAAATGACAGTATGGTGCGTCCAGATATCATGTGTTGACTAAACTAATAGCCGTTCAAATCAGCCATCCATACAACAGTCCTTTTTTTAAAAAGACCCAGCAAATTGCTGGCGTTTCATTGATTGAGCAGAGGAGAGCGACAAAATGTTGTTGATCAAGTGATCAATGGGATGCAAGAAAAATTACAGTGATACAACAGTCCTTCCAAACCCATATATTTGTATCATTTCAGAACCAAAAAGGAAACCTTATGTAATACTGCAGAACTGTAAAAGTATTAAGTGGTGCCATTTCCCCCCTTTTTTTGCAAGCACTTGTTGGGGATTAATGATTGATGACTAGTAGTATACAGCAGCTGTTGCATTATGTATGCCTGAAGAGCGATGGCTACTGGAGTAACTAAACATCAGCTCAACTGCTGCCGTTGCGTTTCTTATTGCTCCAAGGTTATTTGTTTCGGAAATGTTCTCTATCTCTTAATGCAACTGGAGTATCTAGCAAACATCAGCTCAACTGCCGCCGTTGCATTTCTTATTGCTCCAAGGTTATCTGTTTCTGTTCCCTTTAATGCAACTTTGCTGTGAAAACCGCATTATTCAGAGCTCCGCCGTCTCCGTGCTGCAGTAGGGCGCCGAGGCCTACCTCGTCGGCCTCATCAGGGACACACCTTTGTGCCATCCGTGGTGAGAGGGCATCCTAGGTTGCTTCCTGCTTCCTAGTTTCTGACCTGAAGGTGTAGAGATGTGCTAGTTTCTTCTTATTAGCCTGTGGTCCGTGGTAGTAAGATTCCTCGTTTGGGCTGTGATGCAGCATCTGATTAATGTTACCATCTTGTGATCATCATCAATGGGAAGTTACCAATCTGATCTTAAACATCACTGCTTGTTTTTACGATTTCAGCAAACGGTTTGGATTATCCCAATGGTTAGATTTCTCGCTGAAAAGGTTTTCAAAACTGCTTCTCTTTCAGCTTCAGTGATCTCGGCTATGTCAATTTTTAGCACTTCGTTTGCTGGAATTAGTTGGTGCCACTGTATCTGACGAACCTGATTTCCATATGCTCCAGCTCAGTTCAATGTGCCCCCCGCTGACAGTGTGATCTTACTGATGTTGCTCCAAACCATTTCATGACCGTGATATTGCCCTTGCAAAGCTTTTGGACAGTTCTTCCATTTTCAATGTATACAGTCAAGTGATCCGAGCAAACCTTGCCACCCTCTTGCTTTCAAGATTGCCAATAGCCTCTTAGTATCTGCCACAGTTGGTTCTCTTAGATACTAAGGTCCAAACACCTCGATCATGACAATTGCAAACCTGACCATATCATTTTCGCATGTGCTCTCGGACATTCGTAGATACTCATCCCATGAATCAGCGATTGTGCCATAGGAAAGCATCTACAGTGCGATCGTGCATTTCTGATAACCAGAGAACCCAATCCTTCCCACAACATCCTTTTTCAAGATGTAGTCATCAAAGGATCGGACACTATGGTAATGCTGGTCGAAGACATTTCGCGCATACGAAATCGCCGGCGAAAATTGTCCGCGAAGTGGGCATCAGGGGCAAAGTAGTCGGTCCATGACCATCAAATGGTCGTGCGCCGGTTGTTATTGAGCACTCGATGACCCTTGATCGATCCCTTGAAATTGAGAGCATGCTCCTCCGCACGCTTCGCGTCTGCAAGCACCGCCTACATCATCGCCTTCTCATGCGTGTAGTCCTCCTCGTCGGACGAGCCGGACAAGGAGAAGCGGCATGGAGCCCGGGTGTACCGTTGGAGGTGATGGCCTAGTCGGACTCCAgcaaagccccccccccctccccactTTGTCTCGTGTTTGCCGAAAAAGTACGTCCAGGCCACTCGACGGACCGATACAGGTGTTGGATGGTTTTCGTGGTCCGGACCGTGCAGTCCGGACAGTTGTGAGCGATTTGAGGGTCCGctttggagatgccctaactatAGCCATTATTTTTTTGTATTGCACAATCTGCCTAACATGGTTACAATCCCTCGCCTTATTAGATCATATAGGCTGATGATAATAGTTACTTTTATATACGGTTGAATCGCTGATTATTTGCTCTTGCTATGTTGATGTGTATTTGTAGATGTATACTCATCTTTTTTAGACTAAATCTGTTGTGTCATGCACTCCTGCTGAGAGAGAACAAAACAAATGATGTGCATTAGATGGTAGAAAATTAGAAAGGGATGGGAAGCATGACACATGTGGTAAGCAATCCAAACTATTCAAAAAGGAATGAGAAGCATGTGTGAACTTGGTGTTGCATGGTTATTGCTTACCTAGACGAAGGTATATAACCAAATGCTACTTGTGAATTATGGATGAACTGAATAGTGTGAATACTGATTATCAGTATACATATAGAGCTTTCACTAGCATTCTTTTTTACTTTTGTAATGCCATCGAGTATCTCAAGAGTTGCCACTGGTATATCATATTATCTCTAACCTGTAACTCTTGCGCAAGAGAATATGAAGGGGCAGGTTGTTGTAAGTCCCAGCACAATTATAATGAGTTGGAACTTCCAACATAAAacaaaaacattcttatattgtAGCCATCAAAGTTACATCGTTCACAGGCAAAATTTGCATGTCCCATTTAGTGGGAGAAATAGGGTACAGGCAGAAAGTGAAATCTAGATTCATACGACGCTACATTGGATAGAGGATGGTCTTGCCACCAACATGGTATCTTTCACAGAGCTTTTTTAATGTACCCACTGAGTGCTGCATTGAGTTCAGTTTGGTATCCATGAACATGGCCTGCAAACACGGTGCTTCTCTTTAGTCTACGTTTTCAGAATCTACATATTTGTTAAACATATGCTCGACAAAATAACATATTCGAAAATTGTGTTATACCTTGTAGTTGTCACCATACTTCTCTATTAATCTGCCAATACATAGTCGTTGAATTTTAGTCAGTGGCTCCAAAGGTGCAGATTTGCCATCCCTCCTTTTCTTCCCAAGTGCAGATTTTAGATCTACATTGCATAGAATAAATTCTATGAGATCGTACACAAGTACATCATCACTCTTACTGTCTACAATATACGTAATACTGTTTGTAAACTGAAATACAAATATATGCACCGTAACATATGCCCTCTTATGCGATGAAACAACTCAAAGAAATATAACAGTAACATTTTAATTACTATACTATGACAATAAATAAATTTACCTCAGGTGCTAAACAAAGAACACAAAAAATTATATCCATTGAGTAACAAACAAAATGTCCTGCTAGCCAAGCAAGAACTCACTGTATTAATCCATCGAGTTGATAACATAATGTCTTGCTGTCATAACAAAGCTATTGCCATGACAGAACATTGCTAGGTACATTTCATAGCTTCTTAGGACATTATCTTTTGATATTGGCGGCAGAAAAGAAAGAGAACTTCTTTTAAATATGTAAAGACTTATTGTCAAATAGAACATTCAAAATAAGCATTTCATAGCCTTCAGAGAGCATGCTAAAAGCAGTGCATTTCAATTGGTCTTAAGTATACACTAATATCAATACTTGCTGGGGCTTGGATATTAACAAACCATCTCACCAGGAAAAAAACTTGACAGGCCTTGTCTTTCACAGCGTACTCAATTTTTGAAAACAAACACAATTGTGACTTGGATTTTTAGTATTCTGTGGCTTTGGAACATCTAAGGGAACCataattttttataaaaaaatggaGCACCAGTTGAGTGTTTTTTGTTTCTTGATTGATGGGACTTATCCTGCTGTTACCATTGGGCAATGGTTTTTCTTTCAAAATCATGTTAATCTTTTGGAGAACTTGCCATCATGCCAATTGTTACACTCTATGCGACAGTAAGCTACCGAGTGTATGGGATGTTCTGAGAAGACAGTGGCGCAAGATGATGCATGCTTTGAGTAGCGAGGATGGATGAGAAAACCAAGATGAGGAAACAGTAGTATTATTGCTTACTCAAAAGGCCTCTTCTCTTTTTGCAGTTAACTAACTAGGAGAAAGATTTCTTGCATCAGAGCACATGTGCCCTCTGAATTTTCAAAAATTCAAATAAGGGCCTACaaaactaaataatcccagaaaTAAATCTGGGATGTAGATATTAGAATGAATTATGTATCAGCATACTTTCTTGAGAAAATGTATTGATCAGTGGTCTGCATAAAACATACAAGACTGAGGAGCCCAAAAATGTATCTTTTGAAACTCTCAATTAGTTGCATACTTCTGCACAGGCTAGAATTCAAAAAACAAGCATGGAACCTGAAATCAGAATATAATTGTTCAGCCATCTTCATGTGTAAATGTTCTGTTTTTTTAGGAAGAAGTAAAAATATtttctgagccggaaggatgtgATCCAAGATCACTTAGTTTATACTGTAGGAGCATATGACTTCTAACTTGTTGACTACAACTCTGTTCTTCCTCACATACCCCAGTACTAAGTTGAATCAGAAACCAACTACTGCAGCTACTGAGCTTCCGCTGCTTCCTGAACTTTAGAAGCAGTGTTTGTATTGCCAGCCACAGCAAACTGTTTACTGCCGTAATACCTTGCATCTTTCTATATAAATTTCCTCAAATGACACCAACACTTAAGCATAAAGCTCAGAATATACTATGAATAAGAAATTGAAACAGAAACCCAAATCTAGGAGCTGTTGAAAGCAGTTCCAATTCAAATTATATTTGAATATATTGTGTCTTCACAAAGTAGTAATTTCTTCTTTTGAAAATTTGATAGATAGTATGCTAACCATAGTATCAATTCTTGATCCAACAACATGACTGATAACATATCACAAATTATGTAAGTCAAAAGCCAGGTGAATTTCTCTTTTGTCCATAAAACAGCTACTACCATGACCTTTACTGCTATTTCAGCAAAAGAAAAAAACATTCCGTTGGAAGCATACTGTTGGAGAACAAATTAATATTTATCAAAACTCCAAGTTATGTCAGGAGTAAAAGAAAGATTGAACACAAACATCTCCAAGCAAACCATCGAACCTACAACTTCGATGAGAAACTCCAAGTTATACCAAGGGTAAAAGAAAGATTTTACACAAACATCTCCAAGCAAACCAGCGAACCTAAAACTTGGATGAGAAATGTGTTGGACGGACTTGGTTTACACACTGTTCATTTCATTGCTCTGGCAGCTCAACGGATTACTCACAGCACAAAGGAAATCACGTCTAGAGGCAAACCATCTGCATATGCCCAAACATAAATGAACAACAAAAAATAAGAGCTAAATCAACACATGTGATTGACAAATCGCATTATGCCATGCCAATTGATCCACCAAATTCGCACATTCACCAAAACTAATTAATACGGCACCTAAGATTCCCATCAGTATAACCAAATTAGCGACATGTCCTGAAGAAACTGGGCATAAAACATAAATTCACCAGCTCGTGAGCCGGTCCAAGTTTATCAGACGGGGAGAAGGGACGGGAGACTGACCGTCGCACTCGAGGTCACTGCCGGTGTCGACGGGGCCGAACTCGTCGACGGGGGCCCGCAAGGCGTCGACGTCGGGCGCCTGCAGCGAGGCGCTCTGGACGAGGCCTCGCGTGCCGCGGGAGTGGGCGCCGAGCAGGTTGGGGTTGGCGACGACCCCGAAAGCGGAGTAGTTCTTCACGACGCTGCCCTCCGCGTCCCAGCTCGGCACGTGGCCGCCGGCctctgcggcggcggcggcggcg
This region of Triticum urartu cultivar G1812 unplaced genomic scaffold, Tu2.1 TuUngrouped_contig_6787, whole genome shotgun sequence genomic DNA includes:
- the LOC125531088 gene encoding histone H3.3-like produces the protein RARRPPPAPGGVKKPHRFRPGTVALREIRKYQKSTELLIRKLPFQRLVREIAQDFKTDLRFQSSAVSALQEAAEAYLVGLFEDTNLCAIHAKRVTIMPKDIQLARRIRGERA
- the LOC125531089 gene encoding uncharacterized protein LOC125531089 (The sequence of the model RefSeq protein was modified relative to this genomic sequence to represent the inferred CDS: added 110 bases not found in genome assembly), which gives rise to MGGSRRKFKRTRTKVRVGLPRKKPREFKPAFDLPEALAAAAAAEAGGHVPSWDAEGSVVKNYSAFGVVANPNLLGAHSRGTRGLVQSASLQAPDVDALRAPVDEFGPVDTGSDLECDDLKSALGKKRRDGKSAPLEPLTKIQRLCIGRLIEKYGDNYKAMFMDTKLNSMQHSVGTLKKLCERYHVGGKTILYPM